TATCCTGCGCGGCTGCTTGCGTCTCAAGTGGACGGACGTCAGCCAATGCCGCAACCTGGATGCTTGGCTCCGGACAGGGAGCTTGGCAAAATGGGGCTACGACGATCGCGCGGCGAAGCCTATCCTGTCGATGGGCCTGTCCCCGGCGCTCCTGCAAGAAGGCATCGGCGAAATACCGGTCCCAAAGACGATGAGCGTCGCGATGCTCACCACGCCGAGCTTCATGCCACGGTCGAGTCTGGGATTCCTGGGCCGCCGAACGAAGCAGCCTGTGCGCTTCATCGTGGAGAAGGGAACCGAGGGATTGAGATGATGACGGCATTTGGAGTTTACATGTGGGTGGCTTGCATTTGCAGAGCACTTGGAGTCTTTGTTGTAAGGCGTTTGCGCGCAGGTACTTTGAGCGACAATCGGCGTTGCGGGAAAGGGGTGATATTCGCATGGTCTAGTGGATTAGAAGGGGACAACGAGACATGATACCCTGCTGCCGACAGGACCGAATGCGCGCAATGGGCGTTGCAGATGCGTCGCTGTGGGCGAGACTGTATGCTACAACTCTGGTGAGGGGAGCAAAAGGTCATGGCTCCAAAGTAACGGGTTTCTAGGTCTAGCAAGACCAGCCACTAATGCAAACACTGTCGATGACTCCCCAAGTCCATTGTTCCAAGTAAGTAGTTAATTGGTACAGCAAAGTGTTTGCGTGGCCAAGCTGTCCAACTATATTGAAATGCCAACACATCCGCTCCGAGCTTGTCTAGGGTGGGCCCCGGACTCCCactgctgggcggcgctggaagGTTCTgtgccgggcgcggcgttCGGGAGACAGCTCCGCTGCACGACCTgggcaggcgctggcgggcgtggcggcgtcaccTCAGTTGGTAATCACTCACGTGACGCGGAGTTTAGCCCAAGGGACCCCCCCGGCAGCCCGGCACATATCAGGACCCCCCTCAACGTCATCGCCTCTTCTTTTTCCCTCCTCCGCATCGCAGCATCCATCGACAGACGCACAACAAGAGCCACCATGTCGTTTACGCTCAGCATACGGCAgggcccggcgcggcgcctcgcgcagcagcttccCGAGCTGACCAAGAGCGCGttccgcgcggcggcgccggtgcgcAGCTTCCACCAGTCGGCCACCACCAAGTCGTCGAGAGGGGTGGGCTTGTTCTTCACCTCGCgcatcaacaccaccaccggcgccaccacgacAGCGGCGCGCAACGCCTTttcccgccgcggcgcgacggcgtcaagggCGCTGTACCACCAGGAGGTGGCGAGCCGGCAGCAGTCGGTGACGAGCGGCCCGGGCCTGCGCAAGCTGCTCGTGGGAGGCGCCATCTTCGGCGGcacgctcgtcgccatcaacgccgtgTTCAACCGCGAGacgcgcgaggacggcggcatgCCCGTCTACGAGCGCGAGTACCTCAATAACACGTTCCTGCACacgggcctcggcgtcggcatcattGGCTTGACGGCCAGGCAGATGGTGCAGACGGGCTTCGTCTACCGCTTGATGGTGACGAACCCGTGGGTCGTCGGTCTCGGTGGTCTGGCCCTCAGCTTCGCCACCATGATTGGCACGCGCTCCATCGCACCCGACAAGTAAGTCACGAAGCTTTCCTAACCCAACTAATCTGTGAAGCGATAGACGATGTTGACGTTGAACCCTTCCCCCAAATTTAGCTATATTCCCAAGTACGCTCTCTGGACGGCCTTCAACGCCACGCAGGCAGCCTTCATCGCTCCCCTCCTCGCATTCGTCCCCggccccctcctcgcccgcgccggcctctACACCatcgccatgatgggcgcGCTGTCGGTCGTCGGCGCAACGGCCAAGCAGGAGAAGTACCTGTACATTGGCggcccgctcctcgccggcgccgccatcgtcgccgtgtcgGGCCTGGCCCCGCTCATGATccccgcgacggcggtgcgcaCGCTGGCCTTCACCGAGAACATCTGGCTGtacggcggcctggccgtctttggcggcTTCACGCTGTACGACGTGCAAAAGGTGCTGCACCACGCGCGGCTGGCGCAGATGGGCGTCATGCGGCGCGACCCGGTCAACGAGAGCATCTCGCTGGAGCTTGACTTTTTGAACATTTTTGTTCGCATGGTGCAGATTCTGATGATGAACCAGAACCGGCGGAAGTAAGATGAGAAGTTTTGGAGGGATGATTGGGTTGGTGGAAGTCAGAGCAGCAACTCCTCTCTTCTGAGTTGGactctttttttttattGTACGGAATAGAAAGATGAGAACCATGGACATTCATGTAAAACAACATCAAAGACGCCCCAAGGAACGCCTGCATGGGCTTTTCGCACTGCGTTTCTTTCCCATCCTCCGCAGCCCCGTGAAATGCCCGATGTCCAAGTGACCCTGCCATCCCCGCGCGCTCTCTCACACGTAGTCAACGCTCGCCGCCCAAACGTCTTGCCCTGACCATGGCAGTGCTCACTCCACCCGTgacccgccgtcgcccctgACCCTTGATAGCTACAGGTGCCCTTGCCCTCCGCAATGGCCACGCGCGAGTCAGTACTTGAGGGGCGGGAACGACCTGAGGAAGTGGCTGGGGCACTCGTAGCCGCCGGGGTTCCTGTCGAGGTACTCCTGGTGGTACTCCTCGGCGGTCCACCACTTGCCGGCGGGGGCGAGCTCGgtgacgacgcggccctTCCACCActggtcgtcggcggcggcgaggacgcggcgggcgacggcctcctgctcggcgtcgtggtaGTAGACGGCGGAGCGGTACTGGGGGCCCGTGTCGGGGCCCTGGGCGTTGAGCGTGGTGGGGTCGTGCATGCGGAAGAAGAACTCGAGGAGGGTGGCGTAGGAGACGACGGAGGGGTCAAAGATGATttgcgcggcctcggcgtcttgGGGCGGGTTAGCAGTAGTTCttgggaagggggaggggggagtGGTCAAGGAAGGTTGTTATAGGAAGGGTATGTCTGTGTGTGGGTGGTGTTGCTGGGCCGTAGAGGAAGTAGCAACGACAGACCCCGATCAACTAAACCCCTCCACACAATCCCGACAAACGTATAGAAGGGGGAGAGCAGAGcagggaagaagaaaaaaaaaacgtACGTCCAgtcttgccgccgcagacggcGCGGTAGgtcgggtcgtcgaggttgccGCCAATGTAGCCGACCTTgcagtcgacgaggcccttgCCGGCAAAGTGGCGGCGGTAGAGGGCCTCGGTGCCCCAgaagcagccggcggcgacggtgcagcgctgggcgccggcggggatCTCGCCGGGGGCgtgcgacgacgaggcgtcgccgGGTGCCGCAACGGagaggccgcgggcgggctgggcgagcgggcggacgaggcgggtgAGGAAGGGCGGCAGGTGGTTGAAGATGGAGGCCATCGTGTTGGGAGCGAGAGCGCCTGTGTTGCGGCGCGATACCGAAGTGGTAATACTTGGGGAAGTCTTGCGGGAGACGATGAGGATGGGAGGGATAGAAGGAgcttgaggaggaggggaagaggaagaggtaGCTATCCgcggaggagcagcacgGATACGTGGATGACGCACTGACTAACTACCTAACTTAGTACATACAAAGTACGTAGTTTAAAGTACTTGGTTACGTAGGTAGGTCTGCTGTCGCAAGTTTCGGTggagggacgggagggagggagcaaGTCCGCGGACTGTGGAAACATGAAATGGAAGAATGCATGGAAGCGCCTCACTAGTATTACTAAAAGATGGTTGACGTGATGGGCTCCGCTTGGGACGAtagtgagtgagtgggtgcACGACGTGGGGTCGGTCGCTCCCCCGGGTGGcttgcggcggccgactgGCCCGCTCTCTCCAGTCGCGCTTTCTCTCACTCACTTTTGTTGCCTGTTTTGCTCGTACGTACTAGTAAAGTAGCTGCGACCGGAAACGGCTGGCGTTGTGTGATTCCAAAGTCTTGGGTCTGGCTTGGTATGTACAGCGAacggctgctggtgccgagCAAAaatggcgggcgggggggttcgttttgttgttgttggcggtggtggctcTGTTGACGGCCGCATGAATAAAAGGAAGGAAGACTCCTGGATGTTCAGAATGCCCAACTTGGAAAGTACTAACTGGCCCAGCATCCGGCTGCTTGCTACTGCACCAAAGTACCTAAGCTAAGGTACTACAGTTCTACTTGGTAACCAAAGGAACCTAAGctaggtaggttagtacctagAGAGCTTCAAGTTCTCTCCCGTGGAAGGCACCAAGCCCAGTGCTTCCCGGGCAGGTGCTGCCCGCGTGTCGCTAATGCAGCTAGTGGCCCCAGGACCCTGAtttgcgccgcagcgccgctcGGGGATGCTTGATGTGCGCCACCGGCTTTGGGAATCCGCTTGACCCTCTGAGTAAGACTGCTATTAACCGTTagtacatacgaagtacattGGTGGCGCcgaacggacggacggactcGACACCTGCCCCAACAGGGAGATGGCTGGTCCCCTGGCTGCTGATCCGGAGCCGAAAAGACCCTCGAGCTCTGTCGATTGGGTGCTGACATGAGGTAAGGAAACTGGTTTTACTGATGATCAGAGCGACTAATGTCTTGGGGAGGCGTTGATCGTACAGGTGTGTGACACGGCCGTTGACAAGCAATGATCAACTCGACATCCAGATATACAATCATTCTATGAAAGCTCCTCCATCCCCGACATCAACGGTACACACCGACGAGTGCCTCTGATACCACTCACTACCTTACCACTACATGTGCACCAAGTATGGCGAGATGAAAGCTAACCTCTTGCGGATGGCGACGTCCTGATAGATTCAAGTTCGGGGACCTGCAGCATCCAATACCCATAATCACCACGATGAGCAGCTGCCAAGTCCGCAACCTTGTGCCATCTACATGTAGCGGTCTCCGCCCCAGACATCGTCCATGTGCGTGCGCCTACAACGCCATGTTGTCGTATATCTGAACAACATCATCACCTTGATGACACCGGCGGCACAGTAATAACAAGAGCGGACTCGGAGGACCGTCGCAGCAGGGGGCATCCATGTGACGCATACCTTGCCTAAGGCCAGCCAGTGCTGaccatcccccccccccctccacaCACATACGCCCTCAAACTTCCCCGACCccatccagctcgtcgtcgcgccccgGGCTCGAACCGACGACTCGTGCGACAtgctcgccgacctgcccCCCGAGATTCTATACCTGGTGGTGGAGTGGCTGTCGGAGCgagacgtcggcgtcctggTCCGAACAAACACTCGCCTTCATAGCCTTCTTGACGAGCGTCTCTACCGGCGCAACGTCCTGCTCTTCGACGCCTTCTCCCTGCACTGGGCCGTCGCTGCGGGACGTGTAGGCACGGCGCGcaaggccatcaacgccggGGCCGACGTCAAccgcggcaaggacggcagcCCGGACCGGCGGCCGCTTATCCTGGCCGCCAGGCACGGCCACGTCGGACTGCTGGAGCTCTTTCTCGCGGCACCCGGCACCGACGTCAACGTCACCGACTCTacgggccgcggcgcgctGTCGTgggccgccgtggtcggGCTCGAGCGGCCCCTCGCCATTctcctggccgtcgacgccatcgaggccgacgcgggggacgcggccggccgcaCGCCGCTCTggtgggccgccgccgtggccgagccctcggccgtcgccctgctcctcTTCAGCGAAAAGGTCTCGGTCGACCGGCCCGACGATAGCGGCCAGACGGCGctcatcgcggcggccgccgggctAGGCATGACgggcgccgtggacgagTGCGTCGAGATGCTGCTGTTCGCGGGCGCACGTCCTGACGCGAGAAGCCTCGACGATAGGACGCCGCTGTCGTGGGCCGCTGGGCTCGGCAAGTTGGGCGTCTTCAAGCTGGTCCTCCGCGCCTTGGACGAAAGCGGcttcaaggccgaggacggcatcggcggctgGACCACGCGGGACTgggtcacggccgccgagaagAACGTCATGGTTCAGCTGCTACAAGCcggctcgccgagctggtccTCTCCGCAGGAAGCGCATCGATGAACGTGACTATTTTATGGCATCTCCTTGCAGGGCAGCTTCCATGTACGAAACGCTTCGAGGACGCAGTTCCCGCTCATACCGCCACTCTGCCGTACATTTGGTGGGAGGATCCCCGCATCAGGGCGAGTCGATGTAGGCTACGATGGACGAAGCACTTGCAAATTGAACATGTATGCTTTTGGactcggcatcgacggcggccccggccatCACACATGGGCATACGCCCCTGCACTCTGTATGGGCACCTGCGTTGCAGTCTGCATGGGCGACGGTTCTGCTCGCTGCTACAATGACAACACATGGGCATCACCCCCCTTTGCAGTCGTGTACAGTATATAGATGATGCTGTCTTTTCCATGCAGCCATCCTCATCGCAGCCACTCCTCAGCCAGCCATGCAGTAGCCTCTAGAATCACGGGGTCGTCCGGGCCTTTCCAGCCCTGGCCGGGAAACAGGTCAAACCCATGGTCCATGCCCGCGATCACGTCCAGCCGCACcggcctgccctgccgctcCATCGTCTCGGCAAAAGACACAGACGTCTCGACGGGCACCGCCgagtcggcatcgccatgcaGCACCCacacccgcggcggcagcaacaacgactcgccgctgccccccgcGATGCGCCTGTTGATCCACAccgactcgtcgccgtcgagcctcCCATCGGGGTTGAAGACGTCGTGGAAGagccccgcgcgcgcaatCTCCGACCCGAACCCTaggcgctcgtcgtctgccgccgccgagacaCGCGAGCCGAGTGCGGTGGCAGTGTGCTCCCGCTCGATGCGCGCTCGCACAGTCGTCACGTCTGCTGGGAACGCCGCGTCCGGCACGCGGCCTGGGTTgggcgcgccgacggcctggctgccgcggcgccaccactCCGTGTCGAAGTCGATCATGGGGTACGTGAGGGCCAGGCCGCGGAAGGCGTCGGGGAAGGCGAGCGCGTGGCTCGTGGCGACGTAACCGCCGGcggagccgccgctgagGAGCACGCGCGAGAGGTCGGGCGTtatcgtcgccatcgtcgtcgtcgtcgtcgtcgcctgctTTTCATCGGTGGtgttggcggtggcggtggcgacaaGGAGCGGGCCAAGCGCCGTCGTGAACCAGCCGTGGAAAGCGCGCACGTCGtcctgcacggcggcgagcccgtcggCGTGCGGGAGCAGGGTGTAGTCCGGGGACACGATGACGGCCGCGTGCttgcgcgcgagggcgaggacgaacTGCGGGAAGAAGGGCGCGTACAGCCCGTGCGCGGCGATGAGGTAGCCGCCGTGCCagttgacgatgacggggcgCGGGCCCGGGGGCGCCGGGTCCATGTCCTTGGGGATGAGGACGTGTGCGAGGATGGGATGGTTCTCGCGCGTGACGTAGCTGTTAACTCGGAATGTTACATGTAGGCCGAGGATATACGTGATGCGATTGATTGGGACTCGGGACGGAGATGAGGTAGGTAAGAAAGGGGTGGGGGGTTACTCACGGCTCGCTGATAATGTCAAAGTCGTTGAATATCTCACTTGTTggcatggccggcgccggcggtgtTGTTGATTTTGACATTCTGGATGATGGCTGTGGCTGTCTGCGTGTGACTCTGGCGAATATGAATGTGTTGAGTTGTTGTTGCGCTCAAAGGCAAGAAGGACGGGGTGATGCCGCTTCAATGCGAGTCTTGCGGGGTTCAATAGAATGCTTGGAATGGCTGTTGTAGGTATTGCTGTTGTGCTACCGTCTGCTTTTGTTGATGATAACGAGGCAATATTCAATGTAAACTATCCACATGCAGTCCTCAGAGTGGTATGACAACTTGTTTGAGCCGTCGAAGCCGGTCAATGATATACATATATGTATCTGTCTTTGGTATGCATCAAGTACGTTACATGCCTTGCTCTGCAGGTGAGATGCCATAACGGAGCTACTGCATGCGGCGGATGGAGGTCGTGGACTAGTAAATCGTCTAGCGCTGCATTCGCGTAATGGCTTCTTCACTCAGCAGCATCATAAGCAATGCCACATGCAGTACTAACTAGTTCATACGACGTGGTGTTATATGATCTGCGGCCCGATTGCCTGCCCGCTGGTCCGCTTCGGGGCAAagccgcatcgtcgtggtGCCGCTCGATTTATCAGCCGCCCCCGATGCTCACTGCTCTCACCGGTCTCACCTGCGCGCGGTGGCTGCTTTTCGCTTTCTTTCAAGGAGACGCGGGCAAGGGAGTTATTAGAAAATCCAACCGACTTCAACACGCATTGCTTTGGACCATGACGTATTCCGACGATTCTGTCTGCAATGAGTACTCATGCTTCAAGGCCAGTACCTCCAGACTGGCCCCCGGAACCCGCCACATCATGCCAGCACTACGGGTTCAAGATGCGTAACAGAAGAATTAT
This region of Purpureocillium takamizusanense chromosome 9, complete sequence genomic DNA includes:
- a CDS encoding uncharacterized protein (TransMembrane:7 (o103-121i142-161o173-192i204-223o229-249i256-282o294-311i)~COG:T~EggNog:ENOG503NV19) — encoded protein: MSFTLSIRQGPARRLAQQLPELTKSAFRAAAPVRSFHQSATTKSSRGVGLFFTSRINTTTGATTTAARNAFSRRGATASRALYHQEVASRQQSVTSGPGLRKLLVGGAIFGGTLVAINAVFNRETREDGGMPVYEREYLNNTFLHTGLGVGIIGLTARQMVQTGFVYRLMVTNPWVVGLGGLALSFATMIGTRSIAPDNYIPKYALWTAFNATQAAFIAPLLAFVPGPLLARAGLYTIAMMGALSVVGATAKQEKYLYIGGPLLAGAAIVAVSGLAPLMIPATAVRTLAFTENIWLYGGLAVFGGFTLYDVQKVLHHARLAQMGVMRRDPVNESISLELDFLNIFVRMVQILMMNQNRRK
- the mxr1 gene encoding Peptide-methionine (S)-S-oxide reductase (COG:O~EggNog:ENOG503P2RD) — protein: MASIFNHLPPFLTRLVRPLAQPARGLSVAAPGDASSSHAPGEIPAGAQRCTVAAGCFWGTEALYRRHFAGKGLVDCKVGYIGGNLDDPTYRAVCGGKTGHAEAAQIIFDPSVVSYATLLEFFFRMHDPTTLNAQGPDTGPQYRSAVYYHDAEQEAVARRVLAAADDQWWKGRVVTELAPAGKWWTAEEYHQEYLDRNPGGYECPSHFLRSFPPLKY
- a CDS encoding uncharacterized protein (COG:J~EggNog:ENOG50KOG0502); translated protein: MLADLPPEILYLVVEWLSERDVGVLVRTNTRLHSLLDERLYRRNVLLFDAFSLHWAVAAGRVGTARKAINAGADVNRGKDGSPDRRPLILAARHGHVGLLELFLAAPGTDVNVTDSTGRGALSWAAVVGLERPLAILLAVDAIEADAGDAAGRTPLWWAAAVAEPSAVALLLFSEKVSVDRPDDSGQTALIAAAAGLGMTGAVDECVEMLLFAGARPDARSLDDRTPLSWAAGLGKLGVFKLVLRALDESGFKAEDGIGGWTTRDWVTAAEKNVMVQLLQAGSPSWSSPQEAHR
- a CDS encoding uncharacterized protein (EggNog:ENOG503PE1N~CAZy:CE10~COG:S) → MSKSTTPPAPAMPTSEIFNDFDIISEPYVTRENHPILAHVLIPKDMDPAPPGPRPVIVNWHGGYLIAAHGLYAPFFPQFVLALARKHAAVIVSPDYTLLPHADGLAAVQDDVRAFHGWFTTALGPLLVATATANTTDEKQATTTTTTMATITPDLSRVLLSGGSAGGYVATSHALAFPDAFRGLALTYPMIDFDTEWWRRGSQAVGAPNPGRVPDAAFPADVTTVRARIEREHTATALGSRVSAAADDERLGFGSEIARAGLFHDVFNPDGRLDGDESVWINRRIAGGSGESLLLPPRVWVLHGDADSAVPVETSVSFAETMERQGRPVRLDVIAGMDHGFDLFPGQGWKGPDDPVILEATAWLAEEWLR